The Nitrospirota bacterium nucleotide sequence CGCCTTGACCTATGGGTACGCGGAGCAGGCGAGGGTGATCACCTCCAAGCTGGTCGCACAAGCCGCGTTCGATCGAAGCAAGGGTGGGATTCTCCCGATCGCGACGCTCGAAGATCTCTGCGCGTTGGCCTGCGCTCCGGAAGATCCTACCGAGATCGATGCAGCTCCTCCGCAGCCGGGCTCATCACAGCCGAGGCAGGCCAGTGCATCCCGGGATTTTACAGACACCCCTTCGATCGGCGCCCCTGAACCCTTCTATGAAAAGGGAGTCGCCATGAGGCGGGAAGGCCGGTTCAGAGAGGCGATCAATATGCTCGAGATGGCCGAGATGCTCGAGCAGTCGGGGAAGGCCCCGTCCATGGGGCTGAAGGCCCAGGCACAGATCGGCCTCTGCCACAGGTCGACGGGAGACTATCAGGCGGCGATTCAGGCCTTCCGCTCTGCGTTGAAGGATGAGTCGGCGACTCCCCAGGAAACGATGGACGTCCAGTATTTTCTCGCGCGGACGCTGGAATCAGCGGGGGAAAAAGCAGAAGCGGCGCCCATTTACCGCCGGATCGCTCAGGCGAACCCTCGTTATAAGGACGCGGCCCAGCGGGCCAGGGATCTGTCCTCAAAGCAGAAACATTCCAGTAATGGCAACGGGAATGGCCACGGCAAACGAGAGGATGATAGCGACCGGTCCTGGCTCGGCAAAGCGATCGCGCGGCTGATATCGACAAGAGACTAGGCTGGTTTGTTTAGTTTGTTTAGTTCATTTGGTTTATTTGGTTCATCGAACGGGCCTTCTTCAACCAAATAACCAAACAGACCAAATAAACCTCTTCTACATCTTCTGGGCAAGAGACTAGAACTGTTTATTTGGTTTATTTAGTTCATTTGGTTTGTTTAGTTCATCAAGCGGGCCTTCTACCTGATTCGTCCGAATCAACCAAACAAACTAAACAAACCAAACAAACCTCCTCTACATTTCCTCCCTCATCTTTTCGTACACCTTCCTTACCTCCCGGAGAGGCTCCCATCCCATGACCGCCATCGAATCTTCTGCGTAGGCAGGGGAGCGCATGCCGTTCAACACGCAGGTCACGCCGGGCGTGCTCGTCAGGATCCACAGGGCTTTACGGGACAGAGATTCTCCTCGCCTTGCTTCCGGCAAGAGGGGATTGAGGGTCGCCGACAACGAGGCAGTTTTGGCACGACTGCGTTCTGTCGCTTCTCTGCGGAGCCCGCGCAACAGCGTGAGTAGCTGCGGCACATAGCGATCCCGCCAGGCCTCCCATTGCTCAGCAGCAGTTCCGGTCAGATGCCGGGACAAGGCCTGCAGCACTTGATTCACATGCGGCGCGATCATCTGTTGTTCGATCTGCTCCCAATGTTCCAATCCCTGGATCTGCTGGCGCACGCGCGTAAGCTCGGCGGCCCAGTTGAAGAAGTCGGAGGGGGCCATGCCTTGCGCGCTGAGTTGGACGGATGGGGCGATGGACTTTCGATATTCTTCTTCAAGTTCTGCGACCATGGCACATTGCTTGTCGAAGTCCACCGGATCGCCGTAGAGCGGAAAATCCGCCAGCCGGACGACACCGGTCTGTTTTGTCGGCATGGCATTGAGCGGGCGATTGACCAGGACCGCGATGCCTTCCCGTTGCGCCACCTCTAATACCGTCGCTTGCTGACCTAAACCCGTGTTGGGCATCACCAGCGCGCCTGCTTCATGGAGATTCATGGGGCATTGCAGCACCGCAAAGTGGTGGCGGTCTAGGCCCTGTGCTTTCGCGGCAACTCGCGCCGCAT carries:
- a CDS encoding AAA family ATPase, producing MYETFYGLKTKPFALLPDHDFLYPGSTHRAAYSLLEYGLINEAPFMVFTGDPGMGKTSLLQKLVAEHGTKHTIGLVTNARYDVEHLLPWILLSLGLSKHKLDPVEAYHVFSEFLTHESKQNRRVILIIDEAQSLGSDLLEELRLLSNLNDGKTLKLQIILSGQPDLHTLLRRIDMTQLAQRIVVDYHLDPLSEEETGMCIRHRIQVAGGHPSLFTDKACALVHRLTRGNPRLINQVCDVALTYGYAEQARVITSKLVAQAAFDRSKGGILPIATLEDLCALACAPEDPTEIDAAPPQPGSSQPRQASASRDFTDTPSIGAPEPFYEKGVAMRREGRFREAINMLEMAEMLEQSGKAPSMGLKAQAQIGLCHRSTGDYQAAIQAFRSALKDESATPQETMDVQYFLARTLESAGEKAEAAPIYRRIAQANPRYKDAAQRARDLSSKQKHSSNGNGNGHGKREDDSDRSWLGKAIARLISTRD